The genome window AAACTGCAACTGTAATTCAAAAAAATTTATGGACTTTGAAGCTGAAATAAAATGGTCAGAGAACGAATGGATTATACTCCGTTGTGAAGCAAAAGTAGCCTCACAAACGGATGGGGGTGAGTACAAGGAAAAATTTAATACCGTACATAAGATTTTTGGCGAAATACTAAAAGGACGTAACTTGAAACAGGATGGATACACGAATAAAGATAATATCGTGTATGGTTTTTTAATTCACAGCAGAGACGTTGGTTTTTATAAAAACCAGTATTGTCGAATGATTAATGATTGGAATATATTCGGAGAGGTTTTTAAGTCTAAATTTGTCATAGTATTTGACAGCACTGCAATGAAACTTGATTTTTACCAATGGAAAAACTTTTGGATAGATGGAGTTCTGGTCCGCAGTTTTTCAAATGCTAAATGATGAAGAGCTACTTTCTGAATAGGTCATAATTGAAAAGCCCTTCCTTAGAAAAAGGGCTTCTCTACATGTATTTGTCCATATAATCAGAGGTGTAAATAAAGTTCTGGCCGTATGCTACCATGTACCGCTTCATTTTTTCACGAAAGAATCTGTCTGCCAAAGCTAGCTCCACTATGAAAGCTTGTGCGCTTCCGAGTGACCTGTTTCGTTTTGCTTTACCGTAAAAAAGTTGGTTCCGAAAGTCCAGATTGTCGGCCACCTGAATCAAGTTTCCATACATAACCCTCGAATGTGTAGATGTCACTCGCGGTAGCTCTTCAAAGGTCTCTCCGAGATCCATATCTTCTACTCCCTTCCCATTCAATTTCTAATCGTCAGAAAACGCCCTCGGTTCAAAACATCATTCAGCACACTGCACACTAAGAGGCCCTGTCCAGAGAGGTGGGGGAGGTGCTGCGTAGCATAACACCATGCTTAGCGATAGATAACATCCCCGCGTTTGATCGATCCGTCCAGTGCAGCTTTGACTAGCTTCTGGTCATCAAAGCTCACTCGCTTCCCTGTTCCCACTTGCTCAGCATGCAGACGCCCATGGCTCACCGAATCAACTCTATATGCTTCGTTCGATGATACCGTAGTTGATGGAGTGTATAGAGAATGTGCAATAGAAAGCAAGACACCAAAGCTTAACACAGCCAGCAGACCCCATGACACTTTAGAGACCGTTTTTTCCAAGTCCTCAGTTTCTTCATCATCATCTTCCCAACCATCTTCATCTACATAACGAGGGCGCCTCCGATCTTCCCGATAGTACCTACGCTTCCGGGACATCCATAGCCGCCGCCCTTCTTACGGGTACTGGAACCCCGGTTCGTTTCTGATCAGGCCTTGCCTGGCGCTCAGCGATCCTGGCCATAGCCATAGGCTTTAGGTGCCCCTTTGCCCAGGCACTGAAATTGAGTGTTTTGGATATCTCCCACATTTCCCTCTCCAACGGGTCATTTACATTGAAGCAGACCGGCTTTCGTTCCGTTGCCACCGTCAACACCTCCTGAATTGAGTGGTGTAACCCTGTGTTGTGAAGAGCAGCGTGCTGTTGTGTTAATAAGTGATGCACAACGGATTGTCCAATATTCGGCTTTCTCCGAATAATTTTTCGATACCTTGTCCAGACTGCTGATGAGGTGATTAAATGTCAGGTTTAAACAAACCACGTACTCCCGCAGGGAAATTCCTTGATGAGCATGGAATTAGTCACTCCTACATCGCAGAAGAAACAGAACTGAGTATGGATACATTGACAAGGATATTTACCATTGGAAAGAAAACGCAAAATCCCACTCGGTCGACACGGAAGTTGATTCTTGAAGCGATAAAAAAGAAAATCCCGCAAGTCAAAATGTCTGACTTATGGGAAGATGAGTAAATGCGTATATTTAAAGTGGAAACAGGGAATAATGAATAATTTGTATATATCCTAAAGAGGTCAATCAGTACAACCGCCACAGCACCCTGATGTCTGCCTATCGGCACATCAAGGAGCCGAAATTCATGCACTGCGTCATTCGGGAAAAGGGCGAAGTCTACAAGGCACTCCGGGCGTTTTTTGGGAAGAAGGAAGCACTGACGTAGATTGGAACAACCGGGCGAGCAATCGTCCGGTTGTTTATTTTTATTGGTCGAAAAAGGGATGTTGTATAAAAATTGGTAAAATCATAAAATATAGGAAAACGATCTGAAGGAGGCTTACGATGTATCCGCAAAAACATCGCAGGCGAAATACACCGGCCTTTACTTTCCTCGCCTATTTCACCTTGGGTGCAGGGATCCTGTTATTTTCCATCGGTCTTTACAATGCATCGAACATGGAGCTGAATGAAAAGGGGTATTATATCGCATGCATGCTGCTTGTGGCGGTCGGGGCGATTTTGACACAAAAAGTGGTGAGGGACAATGATGAGGACAAGGCGATTATAGAAGAGCAGGAACGCGAATTTAATATGAAGGTGTCCAAAGCGGAAAAGGAAACGATAAATAAATAGACGTTCAAATGGCGGATGCTACATAAGAAACGTGCTGCACGATGAAGCTCCACACCTGGCATCCAGATCTTGGGCTTTTCTGATCAGGGCCGCGGGCAAAACGATGACCGAAATCATAACGGTGGAGAGGAAAACATACGAGGGAGACCCGTTGGGGTATCCCTCGTTTTATCTTGTCTGGACTCATTATTGGGTATCAGCAGGAAGCCAGCCTGACAGGAATGCGCCTCCGTCCGGGTGGTTGCTTGCCGTAAGCTCGCCTCCATGCTGCCGGATGATTCTCTGTGATATGGTCAGTCCCAATCCGGCACCTCCCGTATCACGATTTCTCGATTGCTCCCCCCTGTAGAGAGGTTCAAAGATATGCTTCAGCTCTTCTGGCGTAAAGCCCGGCCCCGAATCGTGGACAGTGAACGTCACTCGGGCTTCTTCCCGTCGACATTGAATGAGAATGTTGCCATGCATCGGTGTGTACCGCACGGCATTATCCAGCAAATTGCTCATCGCGCGCTCCAATAAGTGGGCATCACCTCGAGTCACACAGTCATCGGGCTCGAAAAGGACGACCATCGAGATGTGCTTCTGCTGCGCTTGCGGCTCCAGGCTGTCGATCGATGTTTGGATCATTCTTTTCAGGTCTACCCGATTCTCGACTCGCTCCGCCGCCAGGTATTCCATCTTCGTATAGGTGAAGAGATCCTCGACCAATCGGTCCAATTGCGCCGATTTTTCCTTGCAAACGGCAACATACTTTGCGACCTGATCCGGCGTTCTTGCAATTCCCTGCTCGAGTCCGTCCAAATAACCGCGTAAGGCAAATAACGGTGTCCGTAAGTCATGGGCTACGGCAGCGATGACGAATCGTCGTTGCTCCTCCAGCTCCGCTTGCTTTCGGTGGGAGCTTTGAAGTCCATTCACCATGACTTCAAACCCATCTCGAACCTCGGCGATCTCCTTGATGGTCGACTGGGGGAGCTGCACGTCCAAATCACCTGCAGCAATTTGCCGCGCTGACTGGCTCATCGTCTCAAGCGGCGTGAGCAGGAGCCTTCGCATTTGAACGCCTACGATAAAGAAAGCGAGCAGCAGTCCGACGAATGCCGCTGCCATGGGAACCAAGTAGGAATTGTGCCGGTCCGCTCCGATCTCGAGCGATTGGGTCGTGATGAAAAGGGCCGCCACAAAGAATATCCATGGCAGCTGCAAAAGGAGCACCAAGCTGAGCAAGCCATAAGTACGAATACGGAGCTTCTTCATGTTACCCCCTCGAAGCGGTAACCGACGCCCCATACGTTCGTCAAATATTGGGGCTGCTCCGGATTGCTCTCGATCTTGTCGCGGAGGCGGCTCAGATGGACGCGAATCGTATGCTTGTCCCCGACGCCGTCCCAGAACCTGGCGAGCAATTGAGCGTAGGTAAACACCTGTCTCGGATGCTCCGCAAACAATCGCAGCAATTCGTATTCTTTCGGCGTGAGCGAGACACTCGTTCCTTCGACGAATACTTCTCTCGTGGACAAGTCGAGCTTGATGCGGCCATAGTCCAACACTCTGCCCGGATTCTTTTGCTGCCGTCCGGTACGTCGTAAAACAGCCTTTACGCGGGCAACGATCTCGCCTGCCGAAGCGGTTTTGACGATATAATCATCGCCGCCGAGCGTCAGCCCGCGAATCTTGTCCACATCATCGCTGCGGGCACTCAAAAACAGGATGGGAACGCTGCACTCCGTCCGAACACGCCTGCAGAAATCAAACCCGTTTTGTCCCGGCATCATGATGTCGAGGATGATGCAGTGAACCGTGTTCTGTTTGAATGCCGACCATGCTTGCGTCGCGTCATTCGCCGTTACGACCTGAAAATGATCATTTTCCAAGAAGTCTCTCAATAGTTCAACGATGCTCTGGTCATCGTCCACGACCAAGATCGTAGGTCTTTCATTCACGTAGATCCCGCCTTCATTCAGAGGATTTACCCTTACCGACTACATCTTACCATCTCCTCTGCGAACCTTGCGTATTTCACGCATTCTGTGATGGTTTGTTTATCGTTTTGTAACCATTTTGGTGATTCGTTTGAGAGATTTCCTTGCTATCCTTCCTTTTAGTGAAGCGAATAAACGCATAGAAATGGGAGAGGGAAGCATGGATCGACGTCCATTCATCTACAAGCTGCTCGTGTGTGTCAGCTTGATTTACGTGCTCTATGTCTTGATCAACAATGTCGTCATTGATCCTGGCGCAGAGATGTTTCTCAGTCATAAGACGAGCCCAGGTCGTGAACTGAAGCCTCGAATCTGGTTAACGGTCATGTACATACACGTCGGGTTCGCCTGCATCGCGATGGCATCGGGGCTGATCAATTTTTCAACTCGCAGCTATGAGAAGCGCCGCAGTTTTCATCGTGTGAATGGCTACGTTTATGTAACGTCCGTGTTGTTTGCGGTGCTGACTTCTGGTTACATGGCACCCTACGCAACGGGAGGAAAAATGAGCAGCATAGGCTTTAACCTGCTCAATATCCTATGGCTAGTCATGACAGCCACAGCGCTAGTCCACATCCTGAAGAAACGGATTCCTTTGCATCGTCGGTGGATGATTCGGAGCTATGCCTTTTGTTTTACGAATATGCTGATTCATCTCCTCACCTTGGTGTTTCACCAGATGATCGGCCTCGATTACGTGACCAGCTACACGCTGGGACTTTACAGCTCGATCGCGCTTTTGATCATTGCTCCAGAGGTGCTATTTCGGATGGAGGCCAATTACCGTGAACATTGAAAGGCACCTTCCATGCATGCCTGTTCCCTCCATGGTGCAGACTAACGAAAAAGTGACCATCGGAGGCAGTCATGAAGAAAAAAATAGCCGATTCCCTGCTTACCCCCAAGCAACAGCCAGCCCCATTGAAAAGTGAAGAAAGTGAAAAAGAAGAGCTCATGAGTCAGGTATTGCAGACGGTTGCATTGACCGAAGAAACCGTCGAAAAACAGAAGGATCAATATCTGTTAGAGGGAAAATAGCAGGACGTGATACGAGCGGCGTTTGCGTCTTGGGCGTAATCGCCTGCATAAAACGGCTGAAAATGGGCCATACTGATTACTACACTGTTAACAACCTTTTTCAGCCCTCGCGATGTCGAGGTTTTTTTTTGCCCCATGATATTTTCATAGAAGCACTCCATCCGTCATTTTGGAAAATCCAATGACAGAGCGGGGTGCTTTTTTGATAGCAGAATAGGAGATTAGATTAGACGGAAGGATGAAACGATTGCTCGAGTCTCTTCATGAAAGCCTGTGCGGCCCTGCCCATATATTTATCGTTTCGATGGATGATCGCAAGCTCGCGAATCGGTGAGTTCGTGATCGGGATGGCTCGAATTCGCAGGGATTGGAAGCTGTCGATCAAGCGGCTGGGTTGAATGGTGGCACCGACTCCTTCTTTTACGAGCTGCAGCAAAGAAGTGGCGGACCCTGTCTCCATGATCGTTTGGATGGATATTTCTTGCTCCGTGCACCAGGAATCG of Brevibacillus choshinensis contains these proteins:
- a CDS encoding transcriptional regulator yields the protein MSGLNKPRTPAGKFLDEHGISHSYIAEETELSMDTLTRIFTIGKKTQNPTRSTRKLILEAIKKKIPQVKMSDLWEDE
- a CDS encoding YiaA/YiaB family inner membrane protein; the protein is MYPQKHRRRNTPAFTFLAYFTLGAGILLFSIGLYNASNMELNEKGYYIACMLLVAVGAILTQKVVRDNDEDKAIIEEQEREFNMKVSKAEKETINK
- a CDS encoding sensor histidine kinase; its protein translation is MKKLRIRTYGLLSLVLLLQLPWIFFVAALFITTQSLEIGADRHNSYLVPMAAAFVGLLLAFFIVGVQMRRLLLTPLETMSQSARQIAAGDLDVQLPQSTIKEIAEVRDGFEVMVNGLQSSHRKQAELEEQRRFVIAAVAHDLRTPLFALRGYLDGLEQGIARTPDQVAKYVAVCKEKSAQLDRLVEDLFTYTKMEYLAAERVENRVDLKRMIQTSIDSLEPQAQQKHISMVVLFEPDDCVTRGDAHLLERAMSNLLDNAVRYTPMHGNILIQCRREEARVTFTVHDSGPGFTPEELKHIFEPLYRGEQSRNRDTGGAGLGLTISQRIIRQHGGELTASNHPDGGAFLSGWLPADTQ
- a CDS encoding response regulator transcription factor; the encoded protein is MNERPTILVVDDDQSIVELLRDFLENDHFQVVTANDATQAWSAFKQNTVHCIILDIMMPGQNGFDFCRRVRTECSVPILFLSARSDDVDKIRGLTLGGDDYIVKTASAGEIVARVKAVLRRTGRQQKNPGRVLDYGRIKLDLSTREVFVEGTSVSLTPKEYELLRLFAEHPRQVFTYAQLLARFWDGVGDKHTIRVHLSRLRDKIESNPEQPQYLTNVWGVGYRFEGVT
- a CDS encoding DUF2306 domain-containing protein — protein: MDRRPFIYKLLVCVSLIYVLYVLINNVVIDPGAEMFLSHKTSPGRELKPRIWLTVMYIHVGFACIAMASGLINFSTRSYEKRRSFHRVNGYVYVTSVLFAVLTSGYMAPYATGGKMSSIGFNLLNILWLVMTATALVHILKKRIPLHRRWMIRSYAFCFTNMLIHLLTLVFHQMIGLDYVTSYTLGLYSSIALLIIAPEVLFRMEANYREH